A genomic region of Pseudomonas sp. MPC6 contains the following coding sequences:
- a CDS encoding type II toxin-antitoxin system HicA family toxin → MNSRFLINQIMADGWYLVRIRGSHHHFKHPTKPGLVTVPHPKKDLLKKTAISILQQALL, encoded by the coding sequence GTGAATAGCCGATTTTTGATAAACCAAATCATGGCGGACGGTTGGTATCTGGTGCGGATCAGGGGTAGTCATCATCATTTCAAGCACCCTACCAAGCCTGGCCTTGTGACCGTTCCACACCCTAAAAAAGATCTGCTCAAAAAAACAGCTATCAGTATTTTGCAACAAGCACTGCTCTGA
- a CDS encoding type II toxin-antitoxin system HicB family antitoxin, whose translation MLYPIAISMGDDEHAWGVEVPDIPGCFSAGEDLDDAMAMAREAIEGHFEILAEDGAPIPSANKVTLHAANPKYAGCTWALVDIDVTKYLGKAQKLNITLPGYLLTRIDEYVLHHPEEKSRSGFLASAALKVLQQG comes from the coding sequence ATGCTTTACCCTATTGCGATATCGATGGGCGACGACGAACACGCCTGGGGCGTAGAAGTACCGGATATTCCCGGCTGTTTCTCGGCCGGTGAAGATTTGGACGACGCCATGGCCATGGCCCGCGAAGCCATTGAAGGTCACTTCGAGATCCTGGCCGAGGATGGCGCGCCGATTCCATCAGCCAACAAAGTCACTCTGCATGCGGCCAATCCTAAATACGCCGGATGTACGTGGGCATTGGTGGATATAGATGTCACCAAATACCTGGGCAAAGCCCAGAAGCTCAACATTACCCTGCCCGGCTATCTACTGACCCGGATTGACGAGTACGTGTTGCATCATCCGGAAGAGAAAAGCCGCTCCGGATTTCTGGCCTCGGCTGCACTCAAGGTGTTGCAGCAGGGCTGA
- a CDS encoding LssY C-terminal domain-containing protein, whose product MAIAAALVGCASQPQSTTSLDYKSRAVTRSDGGLGVSTAVLSAAESEVVYGVPLANKSIQPVWVEVKNREDRAYYLLSPGLDPNFFPASEAAEAFFPGGTQDERTALDRHFRRLAFRNPVAPGATTSGFVLTHLDEGFKFVNLDLVADGRSRHFSVLAIVPGLRTDYHISEVFRQGIYPPEDIVNYTDDASFQAALEALPCCVTNEEGSRNGDPLNLVIVGGLDDAFPAFARRGWRGTEEKWSGAIMKMVHSALAGERYPYAPVSDLYLFGRAQDLALQKARDNVHQRNHLRLWLSPMQYHGKKVWIGQISRDIGSRLTLHTATLTTHKIDPDVDEARSALTQDMAYSVTLAKFGFVKGVGAAPKSAPRENLTTDPYYTDGLRCVLVFDPMHTSLAQIEFFLSKGIYENDGQSPGRVKP is encoded by the coding sequence ATGGCCATCGCAGCCGCGCTCGTCGGCTGCGCCTCCCAGCCTCAGTCAACGACGAGCCTTGACTACAAAAGCCGCGCGGTGACGCGCAGCGATGGCGGCCTGGGGGTGTCGACCGCCGTATTGTCGGCCGCAGAAAGCGAAGTGGTCTACGGCGTGCCCCTGGCGAATAAATCGATACAGCCAGTCTGGGTCGAAGTCAAAAACCGGGAAGACCGCGCCTACTATCTGCTTTCGCCGGGCCTCGATCCAAATTTCTTCCCTGCATCCGAGGCGGCCGAAGCATTTTTCCCGGGGGGCACGCAGGACGAGCGGACGGCGCTCGACCGGCACTTCCGTCGGCTGGCCTTCCGCAACCCTGTCGCACCTGGCGCGACAACCTCGGGCTTCGTGTTGACCCATCTCGACGAGGGGTTCAAGTTCGTTAACCTCGATCTGGTGGCAGACGGGCGGTCGAGGCATTTCTCTGTCCTGGCCATCGTGCCGGGCCTGCGCACCGATTACCACATCAGCGAAGTGTTCAGGCAGGGCATCTATCCGCCCGAAGACATTGTGAACTACACCGATGACGCCAGTTTCCAGGCGGCGCTGGAGGCGCTGCCGTGCTGCGTCACCAACGAGGAGGGTTCCAGGAACGGCGATCCGCTGAACCTGGTGATCGTCGGCGGCCTCGATGATGCCTTCCCCGCATTCGCGCGTCGCGGCTGGCGCGGAACCGAGGAAAAGTGGTCGGGGGCGATCATGAAAATGGTTCATTCGGCGCTTGCCGGCGAGCGCTATCCCTATGCGCCGGTGAGCGATCTCTATCTGTTCGGGCGAGCCCAGGACCTTGCCTTGCAAAAGGCGCGTGACAACGTCCACCAGCGTAATCATCTGAGGCTGTGGCTGAGTCCGATGCAATATCACGGCAAGAAGGTGTGGATCGGACAGATCAGCCGTGATATCGGCAGCCGGTTGACCCTGCATACTGCGACGCTGACGACGCACAAGATCGACCCTGATGTCGACGAAGCGCGCAGTGCGCTGACGCAGGATATGGCGTATTCGGTGACGCTGGCCAAGTTCGGATTCGTGAAGGGTGTGGGGGCCGCGCCCAAGAGCGCGCCGCGCGAGAACCTGACGACCGATCCTTACTACACGGATGGGCTGCGCTGTGTCCTGGTATTCGATCCCATGCACACCTCCCTGGCGCAAATAGAGTTCTTTCTATCGAAGGGCATCTATGAGAATGACGGACAATCACCGGGGCGGGTCAAGCCATGA
- the tam gene encoding trans-aconitate 2-methyltransferase, producing MSWSAKQYVAFEDERTRPARDLLAAIPGTDVRSAIDIGCGPGNSTKLLVDRFANAAVRGLDSSTDMIDAARRRLPQVQFDTADIDTWNESGPFDVIFANAVLQWLPDHANLLPALVNKLAPGGSLAVQMPDNLNEPSHRLMREVAADGPWVGKLAGVAGQRTEMDSASGYYSMLRPHCSRVDVWRTTYHHPLADGAAGVVEWFKGSGLRPFLEPLDEAERGQFLKQYQAAIERAYPPLADGSVLLPFPRLFIVATR from the coding sequence ATGAGTTGGTCCGCCAAACAATACGTCGCTTTTGAAGATGAACGCACGCGCCCGGCCCGTGACCTGCTGGCGGCCATTCCCGGCACTGACGTGCGCTCGGCCATCGACATCGGTTGCGGCCCCGGAAACTCGACCAAGTTGCTGGTGGACCGCTTCGCCAACGCCGCGGTGCGAGGGCTGGACAGTTCGACCGACATGATCGACGCCGCCCGCCGGCGTTTGCCGCAGGTGCAATTCGATACCGCTGACATCGATACCTGGAACGAAAGCGGCCCGTTCGATGTGATCTTTGCCAATGCGGTGCTGCAGTGGCTGCCGGATCACGCGAACTTGCTGCCGGCATTGGTGAACAAGCTGGCGCCCGGCGGCAGTCTGGCCGTCCAGATGCCGGATAACCTCAACGAGCCCTCGCACCGCTTGATGCGCGAAGTCGCGGCCGATGGGCCGTGGGTCGGCAAACTGGCAGGCGTCGCCGGGCAGCGGACGGAAATGGACAGTGCCAGCGGTTACTACTCGATGCTGCGCCCCCACTGTTCCCGGGTTGATGTGTGGCGCACGACTTATCACCATCCGCTCGCGGACGGCGCGGCTGGTGTGGTCGAGTGGTTCAAGGGCAGTGGATTGCGACCGTTTCTCGAGCCGCTGGATGAAGCGGAGCGGGGGCAGTTCCTCAAGCAATATCAGGCAGCCATCGAGCGTGCTTATCCGCCGTTGGCCGATGGCTCGGTGCTGCTGCCGTTCCCGCGGTTGTTTATTGTTGCGACCCGTTGA